TTTCCTGTTTTCTGACAATTACATTTGATGAAGTTTTACAAATGAGCGGGGCGTGGTCAAGGGCGGGTCCCAGTCATTTAGTTAACTTTTCCACCAAgctaaaaattgaaattgaattccaATTGTCAAATGGAATTGTATATGGCCAACACAAAAAGTTTGCAAAAAAGCTAACAAAGGCCAAAGGAAACGGCTGACAATTAAACTGAGTCGAAAAAAACGTGGCTAACTAAAAATTGCATTCATTATTCCCGCCAAGTAGCTGGAGGAATAATGGGTTGTCTCCCAGAGATTAAGGCTGAAATAAGCAGGGAAGGCAAGGAATAATGAATCGCCttgcttaatatttattattatataattaatgcCCTGCCACCAAATTAATAATCCCCTTCCGAGGACTCTTTTCATTTTGGCATTAAAACCTTTTAAGCAAATGGTTCAGTTAATGTAAGtgttttgcaatgataaacATATAACACGTTATTCAATAACATTATGTATTACTTAATATTCTTAAAGGATTAAAGGCAGTCATTAAACCAGCTGCAGCAGGGATTTTGTTTATGAAAGAAAGAACTTAACTCAGTTGGGTTTaagcataatttatttaacattctgaatttatttattgtattgcattaaattaaaggtGAACTTAACACTTGTTTTATGTGGAAAACagattacaacatttttttatattgttctTACCTTAAAATTCTTGAATAAAAATCTAGCAAATGGTTTACTTAACTTTTTAagggtatttaaaatttttttaacctaactaaatatatatttgataataaatcatatttagaatctaaattataaatagaaGGCCTCTGCTTAccttaattcaatttaattaccTTAATTCTTGAATAAAAATCTAGCAAGTTATTTACTTagctatttaaaaatcttaaacttTACTAAACTCTTTCAACACTCACTAAAGTCCCTAAAACTCCCAATATAGTACAATTgctcatacgcactgttgcaTCTGCTGGCCCAAATCAATTTGCTGCTAAACTGCCGCTTAGATTATCTAGCTGTTAGCCCCGAAATGAAATTTCATTTACAGGTTAACAATTACCAGTCATTCCGGCCAGATTAGGACGATACAAGATACAAGTCGTTATGCTATAATGTCTGCCAGTGGCAATTCCATTGAATGCCGAATACAAGAAAACTGAGCAATTGAGAAATAGCGAAGTAGAGAAATAGAGAAATGGAGAGGGAGACCCCATATCTTTTTGGGGCATCAGTTAATTGATTTGCTTTACGACTTGCGGCTGCAGTCAGTCAGTCCTTTGGTGCCTTTGCAACATATTCTAGTTCTAGTTATTCTGgccataatatttttttaatattgttgCGCGCTCTTTGGCCCGGCCTGGTTTTGGCAATTGGCCATCAAATTAGCTTTGCTTTTTTGCTCCACTGTGCCACATTTTTATGAATATCAACGAACCTGTGAGTGCCGATGCGATGCGGTTGCAGCCAAAAGTGCCCCAGCTGAGTGCCTTGCCCTTATCTAGCCACATTTGCCCTCCATGTGCCCCAACAGGGAGAAAAAATAGTCTATCAAATATATAGTAgagtgtaaaaaatatatagaaaatttaaactattaaattaaacactttaatctttaatttcttgacaaataaaaatatatttttttttcagaactttttttacatattttttccccCTGTGTGTGCGCTCATAAAgcagcaaaaataaaactgtTGACGATTGGTaaggaaaataggaaaactGGGGTGGAAACCGGGCTgtcagggggggggggggggggggggttggGAAAAGCGTTTTCAGTCTGAGGCAAAGTCAGCAATTGCAACTGCCaactgccgctgccgctgcactGACACAGGAAATATTATCCGCATTGCCAGCGAGGAGCGATGAGGAGGAATCGAGGCTGCCAAGGCTTTGTGAATCGTCCTTTTTTTTGTACGagggaggggggggggggcgtgGCTCTGGGTGGGCCACAGGACAAAGCGCAAAAGCGGCCAAGTGAATTCtcaaatacaaattcaaatgGCAAATTGACAAATGAACCTTTTGAGCTTTTTACGTTTTCATTGTCTGTCTGTATCTCTCTCTATGTGCCGAGAAGGATTGGGAGGAGGTTGGAAACAGGATAGAAGAAGCACTGAAGACTCCAGGAAAGCTCCCGGCAAATGTGGCTCAACTTTCGGGTGAAGATTGTGTGAAATTAGGCATTTGCCATTGAGCTAAATTACTTTTACGCTCGAGCAGAGAGAGCTCTGAGAAGGCTACTTTCTTAAGGCACACAGGTTTTAACTTAAAATCATCTATAAAATGATACGTAATTactctttattatttttcaataaaagtCAATTTAAAATGCCAAAATGAGGGAGTTTTCACAATATATTAAAACCATAACAGACTCGTCagcatacattttaaatattaatatataaaacagcATAAAATagcatatttaaataattaaaaacatattttaaagaagCCAGAAGGAAAgatttaaattgcaaaataCAGAGAGCTATGtgatttcaaaaataattagggtaaggtggggtaaagccgacagtgtgggtaaacccgacctccctctgttttcgaaaatcggaagcactacgcaaaataatattagtgttgtcgtgtagagcatcgaaaacaatgaaaatggtggtatgacaccattttattagtcaacattgagatggtcaaacgacaacaagtttgttttcacaattttgactttcatttttgtgcataattaactgcaggatatttctttttgtcaaagttatcgcatgaaaaggtaagtggatttagattctttgaataaagtcctacaaagtgcatataagtttggttcattttttttcataatttcttttttaattgcgtttttatgaaaaattacgtcgtggggcaaatccgacctctaaatagtggggtaaatcctgccgcaaaaaaagccaaaaaaacaacaatcacacaaaaaccatcaacatcgcagccaaccagacgttcaactcgaaccaaaaaacgccagcaagctatttgagcagcgaatcagatgatactgattaattattttgctattttcaattttttaattctattatcttttattaccattatataatataacattgattgatttatcattgcaaaacctatatttaggttatatctgtactaaatcaaccaaaaacataggcggtcgggtttaccccatcatttttgaacatagcaaaaatgaactttttcgtaaaacgcttgtatctcaaaacttttcaaaggtgtgaataaaatgctatgcatagaaagttgcgcaaaggtctaacctttaatttggtatatataacgacttgatccgatgtaaaataagcattttatagccaaaaccatttactaggtcggctttaccccaccttaccctaagttctaacatattttatttaatatttagagGATACTTTAGtataaactaaaaagaacAATGAACTTTTCTTAGCTTAGTATTGATTGCTAGTTGATTTCCCCAAATAACCCCTACTTTATAGTTACAAATCCAGAAACCGGTCTTTAATGtcctttaaattaaacaaccaATTCTCGAACTTGTGCAATAAGGAACATGTAGCTTAACATAACAATACGAGGaatacaaaattcaattagCTTTGAGGTGAAGTCCCCTTGCGTCCTGCAGCCGCTCCTGGACTGGGATTTTTTCCAGTCCAGTCCCGCTGCCCTCCATGTTCATTCAAAGGAagtacaaacaaaaaaaaaaaaaaaaaatgaaatgcagAGGGGCAAAGCACAAAAGTAAAAAGCATTCGAcaggctattgatgctgatttTGTAAAGATGCCGATGTCGATGCCAATGAAAATGAGAATGGGAACGAGTACGAAGGCTGGGAATTCCCCAAGTTTTGAGCCCTGTACCCCTGCGGGTTTTGGTTGGTGCTTTGTTGTGCCCTCGTCGTCCAGCCAGGACGTCCAGGACGATGTACAACAAATTACAAAATGTTGTTGAAAGGCGATTTTAAAGCCCCCGCCACTTGGCACCAGCCGCCAACCCCAGGCCCCCTTCTTCAACTCTATTCAAAGGCCAAAGCCGAGCTCAGTAAACAGAGATTACAAATGGGCCAAGTGTGGGAAAGATGGTGCACTGGGAGGAAAAGAGAGTAAGCTTGATAAAAGGTCAattgggaaaaaattttattaggCACACAAAAGGTCCTTTGGTTGGATTTGAAAAAAAGCTGAGACTCATCCtggaaaatttacaaaaaatcgaatccataaaataagaatttgctaacaatttcaattatttttcccagtgtataACAACTAGAACTACCCAACTACAATGGGCATTGTTAAACTGCTCACGCTAATACCGGATTCTCTTTTACATTTTGCAGATTTAAGAATCTTGAAAAGAAGGAtaccagcagcatcagcaacagcagcagcaacgaccAACTTTCCACTCGaagcaaattaaaagaaaggaaaagaaaagaaaggacTCCGTGTCGAACTTGCAGGACGACTGGGCGACAGGACGAGGGCAAAATCAATACTGGCAAAGTGTGGCCAAAGTGCTGAGTAATGTGGAGTAATGGAGACCTTTTtgctggcggcggcaacaTGATGTGAAACATGGCAATCGAATCAACCGAAGCCATTTAGGGTCATCAATTTCCAGGGTCGTGGAAATCGAAGGAACGAAGCCATATGCACCGCAACATGGAGCGTAGGAGGAGCCCAGGGAGcccaaggagcaggagcaggacacCGATGGCTCTGCCAGGTGAGTTGTCATTGCCAATCCCGAGCACCTGGGAGCGAACTAAATATAAATCGAGGGTCAAGCTGCTCTCGTATTTCAATCGAAGCACTTTGCTGGAGACGATATAGATTTCTGTTTTGTACGCGTAAACgttgctttatatatttataattttttataggGTTATGGCACTagggataaatatttatatattttttactattaAAATTATCATTGATTAGCAATTTTATGACACTACAATGATGCTCTCTACATTTTCTTTGATATTATAATATGACCTACTGAACCTTCAATGAAAGACAACACCACAATGTAGTGTCATAACACCATAAAAAAtaccattttattttaaaactagaacattttataaaaaataaattcataatgccataaaaaggaaatttaacttatttttaaaattaaaaaatatgaaatactaTCAAAAAACTCCTCCAAAAAATCTTTGTTATAAAACCCCAATCATTAATAATCCTTTTATCCTTCCAGTCTGCTGGCTACTCCTCTGCCTGGTGGCCTGGACCTGGGCGGACGACTGGTCGCTGAGCTGCGCCTCAAACTGCACCTGCAAGTGGACCAATGGCAAGAAGTCGGCCATCTGCAGCTCCCTGCAGCTGACCACCATTCCGAACACGCTGAGCACCGAGCTCCAGGTGCTGGTGCTGAATGACAACCACATACCGTACCTCAACCGTGAGGAGTTCTCCGCGCTGGGCTTGCTGAACCTGCAGAGGATCTACCTCAAGAAGTCGGAGGTTGCGTACATACACAAGGAGTCCTTTCGCAATCTGAAGATCCTGGTGGAGATCGATTTGTCGGACAACAAGCTGGAAATGCTCGACAAGGACACATTCATGGGAAATGACAGGCTGAGGATCCTGTATCTGAATGGGAATCCCCTGAAGCGCTTGGCCGCCTACCAATTTCCCATTCTGCCCCACCTGCGGACCCTGGACATGCACGACTGCCTGATATCCTATATAGACCCCATGTCGCTGGCCAACCTCAACCTGCTGGAGTTCCTTAACCTGAAGAACAACCTGCTGGAGAGCCTCAGCGAATACGTGTTCCAGCACATGGCCAACCTGAAGACCCTGTCGCTGGAGGAGAATCCCTGGCAGTGCAACTGCAAGCTGCGCAAGTTCCGGGGCTGGTACGTCAACAGCCGCCTAAGCTCGGTGAGTCTGGTGTGCAAGGGTCCACCGGCGCAGAAGGATCGCACCTGGGACAGTGTCGACGACGAGCTGTTCGGCTGTCCTCCGCGCGTGGAGATCTTCAACAATGAGGAGGTACAGAATATAGACATTGGGAGCAACACCACTTTTAGCTGCCTGGTTTACGGGGATCCGCTGCCCGAAGTGGCCTGGGAGCTGAATGGCAAGATCCTGGACAACGACAATGTGCTCTTCGACACGGAGAGCATCGCCTCGGACAAACTGTGGAGCAACCTCACCGTGTTCAATGTGACCAGCCTGGACGCGGGCACCTACGCCTGCACGGGGTCTAATAGCATCGGGAGCATGACCCAGAACATCAGCATCTATCTCAGCGAGATAGTGCAGCATGTGCTGGAGAAGACGCCGGAGACATTCTGGTACTTTGGCCTTATTATGGGCATCTTTGGCACCGTCTTCCTCCTCATATCTATATCCTTTGTGGTCTGCCTGTGCAAGAGGACCACCCGGCAGCATCGGCATGCCAACAAGGCGGGAGTCAAGTCCAGCGTGAGCTTCAACGATCAGGAGAAGAAGCTCCTGGACTCGAGTGTCACGACCACTACGAACGATCGCGGCGACAGCTATGGCATCGACAACCAACCCACGTCCATGGGCATGAACAAGGCGGAATCGGCTGGGATGGGCTTCAACCAGATCGAGATCCATGCGGTGGAAAGCCATCGTCATGGCAGCATGTTggtgcagcaacagcaacagcatccCCAGtcgcagcaacaacaccagctccagcagcagcaccaacagcagcagcaacagcagcagcagcaggtgtcGCGCCAGCAGCTAATGGCCACGGTGAAGGATCCCACCTGCGGCGGCATGATAAGCGTGCCCACCTCAATGGCCGGCCATGCCCACACGCATCCCGCTCAGATCTCCGAGGAGTTTCCACTGAACGTGGGCGTCTTTCCGCCGCCGCCCGAGTTCTGCTCGAACATTGTACCGAATCCCGCCTTTGGCGGCAACATCTTCATCCGTGTCTCGGTAACCCAGGACATGCTGGATGGCGCCGATCTCAACATGTATCCGGATTTGCTGAACATACCCAAGAGGCTGCAGGATGTGCAGGAGACGGGAGCGGGTACCATGGCCGTGCCGGAGGGTCAATTTGCCACGCTGCCCAGGCATGCGGCCAGGCGGGGAATCCTGAAAAAAGACTCTTctctgcagcagcagatgcagatgcaacaacagcagcatcaacagcaacagcagttgcagcagcaactccagcagcaactccagcagcagcagcaacaacaccaactCTATCCCCATGACGAGATCGTGACCTACAACCTGGAGGCCAGCGGCTACGAGCCCCACCAGTCGGCGGTGTACCACGGCAATGCCATGGagctgccaccgccaccgccgccgccctcGGTCACAGCGGTGGTGCAGTGCCATCATCCGAATCCCAGCCAGAATACCGCTCTCTCGGCGGCCAGTTGTGCCAGCTGCATCAACAATGCCGGCGGTCCGCCGTTGCAGCAGCCGACGAACTCTTCTGGTGCCTGCCAGACGCCGCCCATTGGTGAGGTGACGCCGCTGAGGCCACTGGACAGCTCCGCTTATCCCAAGTACGACAACATGGGTCGCCGGATTACAGCCAGCGGAGGACTGGGCGGCTCCACGCTCTCCCTGCACGACGAGGAGCGGTACGAGAGCGAAACTCTGTTCAATGAGGCGGAGAAGCAGCCCAGTGGCATGCCAGAGCAgatgcaggagcagcaggagtcTTCCCAGAGCCAGGATAAAGGCGGCGGTCCTGGCGAGTTTGTGTCGCTTTAGTATTACGGAACCCAGGTGTAAATAGGTCAATAGATTCGTGAACAGTCCCCCCAAACCTAACTCACAAGAAAGATCCCTCGAAATCCTAGGCAATCGTTTTGTTCATATCAGTTTGAGAAGCGAGTGCTATGAATGCTCTAAgtaatacataaataattacttaaataattaaatcaataattaaatagtGAAGCCAAACAAGACACATTCTATTAACTGCCACAGGACCCTGAAAAAAACTCAAGAACTAAAGAGCAATTAAAGCAGAATCAAAAGAAATTAGGGGAGGACTCTTTggggttttcattttcatagaTTTTCAGTATTcttaaatggaaaattatttaaaatgggtattaaatgtttacctttataaaagtattttcTTGTGTTTTATAAATGTAAACGAAGCTCATATATTTGGTTCCAgtaaaagtaatttattttgtttttgttttccaaaagaataaagtataattttttccatatataaaattataaaataaatattattttatattaattcccacaacaaaatctataaaaatgaaaatctaAAAAGTTCCACCATGAAAATACAAATCAATGCGTAAACTTTCTCTCATATTTGAGTATCTTAAGTTGACAGCAAAAATAATACCTATTTTCCATTCGGATCGCACTCTCAGACTAGATCTCCTCAGCGCATATacttcttaaaatatatacatttatatacatatgtatttatccGCATGAATGTGTACTCCATTAGAGACCGACCTCCGTACTGTCCCCGAACCCCAAGTAGCTAGCATTCGATAGTTGTCCAACTTGAAGTCTGTAAATTTAACCGAGACGTGCGAGTATTCTAGAAGTATATAGCGACCAAAACTGATCTTCATAAGGTGTATAGTTTGAGTATAAATATGCATATTTATAGGGTCTCAGATGAGAAGATCAATTTCGGGGTGCTAGACTTGGTTGAGGAGCGTTTTAGAGATCAGACACTGAGTAGGATTAAAATCGGCTTAGGAAGGTTAGCCAGATCTATTATGCCACTAcgatatataatataacatATAGCCATCATCGATGTGTAAGGGATATACATTAGCTAGTTTTTAGACATTCCACAACATCCCTAACATAGTTCCTTTTCtctgtacatatgtaaatgtattccTAATCGCTTAAGGacttttaaatcaaaataattttacacTCACTACCCGAAAGAgatcgtatatatatatcatagaTCCGAAAAGTCGtgccaaatgtttttaaaatcagTTTTTAGCCTGTTAACCTATGTATGTATCTTGTCATCAAGCGATTGTTTAGACCTGTTAGATTAGGATTACACCAAAGACACTATAAGGAATAATATGCATAATATGCATATGCATTATGCACCTTATTCCTTATTTAGTCTCCATACTTAGTACCTATTTGATTTGGCTAGTAAATCTCTCTAAATATATAGACCCGTTCCTATCCTAGAAAAACCGAATATAGAACACACTTTGGTTACAGTCACTCTCTCTCCATGAAAATCCTGCAAGTAGACCAAAgctaaaatctaaataaaataaagacatTAACATTTACGTAATATATAtctaaaacatatatatatatatagtacttGTACTTGTGTGTAATCTAATTGAATGTAGAAGGAAAATACCAGAGATATCGAGGCTATATATACTACTATATCGAGAATTGGGAGAGGCCgcattaaatgaatttttgtgtCTGTAGAAAGTTTCAAATTCGAGCTtggtaaatgtaaatgtaagcTATAGAAGTCAATATGATAAGTACACGTGAATTCCACTTACACGACCAGGCCCACAGAGCAAGCCATACCTCCCAATGCCCCCATCCTTACACCCATAATCTCTTGTGTGTGTGGAATAATAAAACACATGATGCAATGAATTACTATAATAATTATGGGAAAGCATGcaagcaaatatttgcacaacTTCACATGAGATTTTTAACCCTACTCCGCCCCCTTAACCCGTAGCATGCCATAccctttttatttgttgttgtgtttaaTGTGTGTCGAGTGTCGAGCGAAgggatttttgtattttggcaTTATGAACTGAACCAGAGAGCAAATTTGCACACGGcccacacacaaaacacagcAAATACGCCGAGCAGAAACTATTCTAGTTGAACCCTGCATTTTCCTCTTGATTTTACCCCCGCGTACCTCATTTTTGACAGCGCAAATTGAAATGATTCAATCAAaagcatatatgtatatagtacaTAGTATTATTTGTCCGCTCTAATAGATGGCGGCATTCAGACCTTCAATGGGTAGATTACACATGTACATAGGCCATTTTAATTACATCAAACTACTCACGATATCGcgatctatatattttattcattttaaatcgttttaactaattaaaaaaccGAGGGGAAACCGCCAAACAGCGCCAAAGCAAAGGACAAGTGTAAACACACGcagatatatagagagagaaagcCCGACTAGAGGAAATTTAAACTATGCTTTTAactacattttccatttaccaTTTTCCACTTACACCCCACCCCCTCGCTGTCGCTCGTTTTCCACGCAGCTGATGGAAATGTaactataattttaattactctGCTTGAATGCAAATGGAAAGCACACACAGGATTCAGGGATATGGGATACGCGGCTGCAGATACGGATACTGGCGAAATGTATCTGACGTGGAATGTATCTGGATTGGTGCACTGGGAggaaaaatagatttttgaaACGGAGAAacttggaattaaattaacagaaaaataGCTTAAATGTGGTAGATTTATTGAActtaaatagtttattttttataacttttaaagCTTTCAAAGCAAATTTTATTgagtgttaaaaaaatatattgttaataattggGATATAACCAAAATTTcgaataatttatttctttgtcGAACATTTTCTTTAGCCTCTAAACATACATTTTTAGCAAACTAAACAATCGAAAAAAAGGGtaaactgttttatttttccattaaagttt
Above is a genomic segment from Drosophila kikkawai strain 14028-0561.14 chromosome 3R, DkikHiC1v2, whole genome shotgun sequence containing:
- the kek6 gene encoding uncharacterized protein kek6; the protein is MHRNMERRRSPGSPRSRSRTPMALPVCWLLLCLVAWTWADDWSLSCASNCTCKWTNGKKSAICSSLQLTTIPNTLSTELQVLVLNDNHIPYLNREEFSALGLLNLQRIYLKKSEVAYIHKESFRNLKILVEIDLSDNKLEMLDKDTFMGNDRLRILYLNGNPLKRLAAYQFPILPHLRTLDMHDCLISYIDPMSLANLNLLEFLNLKNNLLESLSEYVFQHMANLKTLSLEENPWQCNCKLRKFRGWYVNSRLSSVSLVCKGPPAQKDRTWDSVDDELFGCPPRVEIFNNEEVQNIDIGSNTTFSCLVYGDPLPEVAWELNGKILDNDNVLFDTESIASDKLWSNLTVFNVTSLDAGTYACTGSNSIGSMTQNISIYLSEIVQHVLEKTPETFWYFGLIMGIFGTVFLLISISFVVCLCKRTTRQHRHANKAGVKSSVSFNDQEKKLLDSSVTTTTNDRGDSYGIDNQPTSMGMNKAESAGMGFNQIEIHAVESHRHGSMLVQQQQQHPQSQQQHQLQQQHQQQQQQQQQQVSRQQLMATVKDPTCGGMISVPTSMAGHAHTHPAQISEEFPLNVGVFPPPPEFCSNIVPNPAFGGNIFIRVSVTQDMLDGADLNMYPDLLNIPKRLQDVQETGAGTMAVPEGQFATLPRHAARRGILKKDSSLQQQMQMQQQQHQQQQQLQQQLQQQLQQQQQQHQLYPHDEIVTYNLEASGYEPHQSAVYHGNAMELPPPPPPPSVTAVVQCHHPNPSQNTALSAASCASCINNAGGPPLQQPTNSSGACQTPPIGEVTPLRPLDSSAYPKYDNMGRRITASGGLGGSTLSLHDEERYESETLFNEAEKQPSGMPEQMQEQQESSQSQDKGGGPGEFVSL